DNA sequence from the Candidatus Sulfuricurvum sp. RIFRC-1 genome:
ACCAGTAACGAAGTTGCAATAGCGCTGAGATTTTGGTATCCGAGCTTACGAAGCCCTTTTTCATAGGCTCCCGATTTGACGGTCGCTTTGGTGCCGAGAATCAGAATATTGGCATCGGTTGAGGGGATGGCGTTTTTGAGTGCCAACACTCCCGGATCGACCACTCCGATTACGTCACAGTCACTGTGCTCTCTCATCTCATCAAGGGCATAAGCACTGACGGTATTACATGCAGTGATCAACAGATCGATTTCAAAGTTTTTGAAAAATTCGAGGGCTTCGAGGGAGTAGCGGATGATAGTGTTTTGATCTTTGACGCCGTAGGGGACGCGGGCAGTATCGCCGAAGTAGATAATCTCTTCAAAGAGTTTATGCTCCAACAACGATTTGACGACGCTTAATCCTCCGACACCGCTATCAAAGACGCCGACTCTCATCTTATTTGCTTGACTCGTTCATACTATCAAGAAACTCGATATTCGATTTACTTTTGAGCATGGTGTTGTAGAGGAAGCGGAGTGCTTCGACTTCGTCCTCTTGTTTATGCAGCATCGAACGAAGTACGAATACTTTTTGCAGCACATCCGGCCCGAGGAGGAGTTCTTCTTTACGAGTTCCCGATTTGAGAATATCGATAGCCGGGAAGATACGGCGATCGGAGATTTTACGGCTGAGGACGATCTCGGAGTTACCGGTTCCTTTGAACTCTTCGAAAATGACTTCATCCATACGGCTTCCCGTCTCGACAAGGGCAGTCGCGATGATGGTCAAACTTCCGCCGTTTTCGATGTTACGCGCCGCACCGAAGAATCGTTTCGGTTTATGGAGTGCATTAGCATCCACCCCTCCCGAGAGAACTTTTCCTGAACTCGGAGTAACGGTATTGTACGCACGGGCAAGTCGGGTGATCGAGTCAAGGAGGATAACCACGTCTTTGCCAAGCTCAACGCGTCTTTTTGCACGCTCGATGACCATTTCGGCTACTTTGACGTGATTTTTTGCCGGTTCGTCGAACGTTGAGCTGTAGACTTCCCCTTTGACGGAGCGCTCCATGTCGGTAACCTCTTCGGGACGTTCATCGACGAGGAGAACCATGAGCTCGATTTCAGGATGATTGTTCGTCACCCCATGCGCGATCTCTTTCATGAGCTCTGTTTTACCGGAACGTGGAGGTGCAACGATGAGTCCGCGCTGTCCTTTACCGATAGGGGCAAAAAGGTCCATCATACGACCGGTAAGTTTGGTCGGCTGATATTCGAGTTTAATTTGTTCTAATGCATAAAGAGGTGTAAGGTTTTCAAAGAGTGGACGTTTTTTAGACTCTTCGGGAGGGAGGTAGTTGATCGCTTCGACTTTGAGGAGGGCATAGTAGCGCTCTTGGTCTTTCGGTGCACGAACCTGCCCCGTAACGATATCCCCGTTACGAAGAGCAAAACGGCGGATTTGAGTGCTGGAAACATAAGCATCGTGCATCGAGTCGCTGAAGCTTTGGTCTACCGCACGCAAGAAGCCGTAGCCGTCTTGCATAATCTCCAAAATACCGGTGAAGAGAATGAATCCACCCTGTTGAACTTGGGTTTTAAGAATTTCAAAAATCAAATCTTGGCGTTTGAGTTCGTTGGGGTCTTCGATGTTCAATGACGCGGCAATCTCGAGGAGATCTTCGAGTTTTTTAGTACGTAGGGCTTCAATGGTAAAGCCGTCAACCGGTATGTGGGTACGGTTTTTCGAGTTATTTCGAGGAGTTTTTGCGGTATCGCTCATGCGTGGAATGCCTTAAAGTGTGTGGATTTAATCGGCGAGTTTTAGGTGAGATGTCATTGACAGGTCATTGTTTTGTTCCGACATTATAAACTATAGCGAAGCAGGTTGTCAAGAAAGGGAATATTTAGTACGGATAAAGTTTAAGATTGAGTTTGAGAGCGATCATGCTCCCTTGTGTCATAAAGTCGAGAATAAAATATTTATGGCGATAATACAGCATCGGCATAAAAGCAATACCGGTATTGTCTTTTCCTTCAGTACATTCGACCGATTTGAGCCCATCGAAGCAGTAACCGTGTTGATATCCGATGACTCCGTAGATACCAAAGGAATCTATCAGATCGTATCGATAGCCGATTGCTGTAATATCGGTTGTTTTGTTACGGGAGTTGGTAAAATGAAGATAGGCCAAGGTGTAGTGCTGATCGTATAGGAGTTCTGCCCCGAAAGCATGATGATTTTCATTATATTTTCCTCCATTTTCAGTACTGCCGAAATGGTGCGATATCATTCCTGGCGTTGCGTAGAGATCAATATCTTTTGCAGACAATGAAGAGAGTAGCAAGAGTATAGAAAAAAAGAGTTTCATGCAGAAGATTTTATCTCAAAAGGGTCAAAATAGTAAGCATCGGATCAAGATGTGAACGCTTTTTGCTACACTGATTTTCAGAAGTGTAATAAACATATTTTAAAAGGTTCATTTTGCTCGATTTTTTAAAAAAGAAAACTGAAGAAACTGTCGTGGTCAAAGCCGTAGAGACTCCCAGAGATTTTACGAATTCGATCGGGATGGAGTTTCTCTACATCGACGGCGGAGAGTTTACGATGGGTCGTAATCCGCAGTATAACGAGGGGGGAGATGTCGAATCTCCTGAGCATCCCGTCAAGCTGAGCGGATTTTGGATTGCGAAATACCCGGTAACTCAAGAACAATATTTTAAACTCACCCGCGTTAATCCTGCATTTTTTAAAAATGACAAAGTTGAAGAGGAGAGCTCCCGCCGTCATCCGGTGGAACAGGTGAGCTGGTTTGATGCAAAGGCATACGTAGAACTGTTGAACCGTTACGAGGGAAAAACCCGTTTTTATGCTTTGCCAACCGAAGCTCAGTGGGAATACGTCGTAAAAGCGGGAGGCAATACCCGTTTTACCTTCGGTGATTCCGAAGCGATGCTTGATGATCACGCTATCTATGAATACAGTTCCAACGGGCGAACCGCTACGGTAGAGTGTAAAACACCGAATCGATTAGGGATTTATGGGCTGCTGGGGAATGTATGGGAGTGGTGCGAGGACGATTTTTTCGCCAACTATAACGGTGCTCCGAGGGATGGAAGCCCCCGTATCGGCGGGGCTGAGAGTGAATCGTTCAAAGTACGTCGCGGGGGAAGCTACAAAACGGGTTATTTGTGTCTTCGAAGTTCGTTCCGAGGTTATTCCCGCCCCGATTTTGTCTCCAATGACATCGGATTTCGATTGGTGATCAATGGGGACCCGTTTAAATGATCTGATGCCATAGCGCGCTGATTAGTCTTCAAATTTTCCGCTCTCATAGAGCCATTTCCCCTCTATTTTTAAAAAGCGGCTTTTCTCTTTTAAAATGCCGCTATCCAACATCGCTTCAAATGTTACAAATGCTTCACCCTCTTCATCAATAAACTTTGTAATTTTTAAGCCTAAAAAGCGGGTGTTTTCCGAAAAGTGCATAATGCTTTGTTTCCAGTTCACTTTATCATCACTAAAGTCTATATTATCAGGATGGGTCGTTGCCATGATGTATTCGGCTAAACCCAGTCCAAAGGCACTGTAGCGTGAACGCATCAATTTCTCTGCATTAGAGGGGAGTATCCCTTTGTGGTAAGGTTGGCAGCATTGTTTGTATTTTTTACCGCTGTGACAGGGGCAGAGGGAATTGGATGATATTTTCATGTAAAGTTCGTTTTTTTTAGTTTATTATAGCGTAAGTATTGAAGTTGTATGCTATGTTCCGATTTATAAATAAAGGGAATGTATGGAAGATATAAATTCGCTGATTCGAGAAAAACTTCGAGCTTTTCGGATGATTCATTTTATGATGATGATGGGTAGTTTTACGTATGGAGTTGTTATTGTCTTTATCCATTTGTATGCGCCAATTCCCCCTGCTATTAACGATGCTTCGACATTGACGACAGTAACTTATGGGATATTTGCGTACGCTTTGATTGCAGTGGGGATTGTTCGATACATGCGTCAAAAGTTGTTGTCATCAGATAACATATTTAAAAAATCGAAAGATGCAAAGAACCCAGATCAACCGTCTTTTTTTTCTAATTATCTTTCCATACTCTTTATATTATGGAGTTTATGTGAAGCTATCACTATCGGAGGGATAATTTTGTATCTTTCAAGCGGACAATTGGAAACCCCTTTGGTGCTTATTAGTTTTGGTATTTTTCTAAAATTGATGAACGGTCCTAAGTTTGAAGAGTTAACGGCACTGGAAAAACGCTATGCCGCTATCGAAGTGCAGGGGTAGAGGATGTCGTATTATCTTTGGCTGATTTTAGGTGTTTTGGCATTTGTGGTTGAGATGACAATCCCTACCTTCTTTGCGCTGTTTGCGGGAGTAGGTTTTTTAGCGGCAGCGGCAGTATCGTTTTTTCTCCCGGAATCGCTCTTTTGGCAGTTGATTATCGCTTCGGTATTTATGATTATCGGAGCGGTAGTGTTTAAAAAGCGGGGTATGGGGGATGATACTCAGGATGCGGTAGGAACCCATAATGAGTTTGTCGGAATCAAGGGTGTGGCCTTGAGTATCATTTCACCTCACCAAGAGGGGGAAGTAGAACTGTATGAACCGGTGATCGGAGGGCGTCATTGGCCTGCGGTGAGTGCTGAGGGCACGATTGAACCCAACGCCGAGATTCGGATTGTAAAATTGAACGGTAATACGCTCATTGTCGAAAAAATTTAAATCAAAGGATTCATAGTATGGATGCAACGCTTCTTTTTCCGTTAGTATTAATGGTCGCGGTGGTGTATACACTGTCGCAAATGGTACGTATCGTTCCTCAAGGGGAAGAGTGGGTCGTCGAGCGGTTGGGCAAATATCATACCACCCTTTTACCGGGGTTGCATTTGCTGATTCCGATTGTGGATATTGTCGCGTATAAAATCGTCACCAAAGAGCTGATCCAGCAAACGCGTGAACAAGAGGTGATCACCAAAGACAATGCCGTTGTTATTATCAGTGCGGTCGTCTTTTACCGTGTTACCGATCCGGGTAAAGCGTCGTATTCGATCAGCAATTTTGAGAGTGCTGTTGCCAATATGACCACAACGACGCTGCGTGCGGTGATCGGAGGGATGACCCTCAATGAATCGCTCTCCCAACGTGATGTGATCAAAGCCGAAGTTGCGGGCAAGATCCGCGATTCGCTCAGCGGATGGGGTTTGACATTGGGTAATTTGGAAGTTCAGGATATTCGCCCGAGTCAAAATCTCCAAGAGGCGATGGAGCGTCAAGCGGCGGCAGATCGTGAACGTGAAGCGGCTATTTTGATCGCGGACGGTCAGAAACGAGCTGCTATCGCTCAAGCAGAGGGGTTAAAACAATCCGTTATTTTACAAGCAGAAGGGAGACTCGAAGCAGCGAAACTTGAAGCTCAGGCAAAAGTGGAACTGGCCGAAGGGGATCGCAAATCGATGGTTGTTGTGGCACAGGGATTCGCAGCGGGAGAGGCTTCTCCACACTATCTGTTGGCACAGCGTTATATTGACAGTGTGAAAAATTTGAGTGAATCGGCAAACTCAAAAGTCGTCTTTATGCCCGCAGATTGGCAGCAAAGTCTTGCTGGGGCAGTCGGATCGTTAGGATATTTAGGTACAGCTCTGGGGGAGAAAAAATAGGGCAATTTGCCATTTTTTTTACCTCTTAGGAGTGATGGGTTATAATCACTCTTATGATATATGAAATAACTACACTTATAGGCTTTAGTGCTGCCGGAACACTCATGTGGATGTGGAATCAATCCCGTCAACACTACGCACTCCTCGAAGCGCGTGCATTACAGATCCAAGAACTGTATGCACAAGAACAGAGACTCAAAGGCAAACTCCAAGCAGAGTTAGAGAATAGCCAGAGAGAGTACCACGCATTAGAACGCGATTACGCGGTGCTCCATACCCGCCACGAAGAGTCCTCACGCTCATTTGAAGAGAAGCTTCGCCTCCTCGATGAAGCAAAACTGCAAATGAAAGCTCAGTTCGAACATCTTGCCACACAGATTTTTGAACAAAAAGCGAAAACCTTTGATGAAGCCCATACCAAAGGACTTGATCTCCTCCTCAAACCGTTCCGTGAGCAGATT
Encoded proteins:
- the murI gene encoding glutamate racemase, whose translation is MRVGVFDSGVGGLSVVKSLLEHKLFEEIIYFGDTARVPYGVKDQNTIIRYSLEALEFFKNFEIDLLITACNTVSAYALDEMREHSDCDVIGVVDPGVLALKNAIPSTDANILILGTKATVKSGAYEKGLRKLGYQNLSAIATSLLVPIVEEGLYEGEVLQSALHHYFGSLNKRPDAVILGCTHFPLVATAINNYFEGKSTLIHSGEAIVEYLESHYDFTKRFEETSLKFFASENPEGLRRVAKEWLSL
- a CDS encoding SPFH domain-containing protein, with the protein product MDATLLFPLVLMVAVVYTLSQMVRIVPQGEEWVVERLGKYHTTLLPGLHLLIPIVDIVAYKIVTKELIQQTREQEVITKDNAVVIISAVVFYRVTDPGKASYSISNFESAVANMTTTTLRAVIGGMTLNESLSQRDVIKAEVAGKIRDSLSGWGLTLGNLEVQDIRPSQNLQEAMERQAAADREREAAILIADGQKRAAIAQAEGLKQSVILQAEGRLEAAKLEAQAKVELAEGDRKSMVVVAQGFAAGEASPHYLLAQRYIDSVKNLSESANSKVVFMPADWQQSLAGAVGSLGYLGTALGEKK
- a CDS encoding formylglycine-generating enzyme family protein yields the protein MLDFLKKKTEETVVVKAVETPRDFTNSIGMEFLYIDGGEFTMGRNPQYNEGGDVESPEHPVKLSGFWIAKYPVTQEQYFKLTRVNPAFFKNDKVEEESSRRHPVEQVSWFDAKAYVELLNRYEGKTRFYALPTEAQWEYVVKAGGNTRFTFGDSEAMLDDHAIYEYSSNGRTATVECKTPNRLGIYGLLGNVWEWCEDDFFANYNGAPRDGSPRIGGAESESFKVRRGGSYKTGYLCLRSSFRGYSRPDFVSNDIGFRLVINGDPFK
- a CDS encoding NfeD family protein; its protein translation is MSYYLWLILGVLAFVVEMTIPTFFALFAGVGFLAAAAVSFFLPESLFWQLIIASVFMIIGAVVFKKRGMGDDTQDAVGTHNEFVGIKGVALSIISPHQEGEVELYEPVIGGRHWPAVSAEGTIEPNAEIRIVKLNGNTLIVEKI
- the rho gene encoding transcription termination factor Rho, with the protein product MSDTAKTPRNNSKNRTHIPVDGFTIEALRTKKLEDLLEIAASLNIEDPNELKRQDLIFEILKTQVQQGGFILFTGILEIMQDGYGFLRAVDQSFSDSMHDAYVSSTQIRRFALRNGDIVTGQVRAPKDQERYYALLKVEAINYLPPEESKKRPLFENLTPLYALEQIKLEYQPTKLTGRMMDLFAPIGKGQRGLIVAPPRSGKTELMKEIAHGVTNNHPEIELMVLLVDERPEEVTDMERSVKGEVYSSTFDEPAKNHVKVAEMVIERAKRRVELGKDVVILLDSITRLARAYNTVTPSSGKVLSGGVDANALHKPKRFFGAARNIENGGSLTIIATALVETGSRMDEVIFEEFKGTGNSEIVLSRKISDRRIFPAIDILKSGTRKEELLLGPDVLQKVFVLRSMLHKQEDEVEALRFLYNTMLKSKSNIEFLDSMNESSK
- a CDS encoding YchJ family metal-binding protein — its product is MKISSNSLCPCHSGKKYKQCCQPYHKGILPSNAEKLMRSRYSAFGLGLAEYIMATTHPDNIDFSDDKVNWKQSIMHFSENTRFLGLKITKFIDEEGEAFVTFEAMLDSGILKEKSRFLKIEGKWLYESGKFED